The Magnetospirillum sp. XM-1 genomic interval CCTTGGCCGGCATCATGCGCAGCGTGGACGCCATGTTGACGATGGCCTGCAGCCCGAACTGGACCAAGAGGCCGGCGGTGGCCAGCACCACGAACAGGTTGTCGTCCTTGTGGATGCGGGCGAAGCCGCGCAGCACGATGAAGCCGAACAGCATCACCACGAACAGGCACAGCACCACGCCGAACTCCTCGCCGCCCACCGCCAGGATGAAGTCGGTGTGGGCGTCGGGCAGAACCAGCTTGACCCGGCCCTCGCCGGGGCCGCGGCCGAACAATCCGCCGTTCTTGAAGGCGTTGAGCGCCGTGGTGACCTGATAGGCGCCGCTGCCCGAGGGGTCGAGGAACTTATCGAAGCGGGCCTGGACGTGGGGGAAGATGTAATAGGCGCCGACGATGCCGATGGGTGCGGCCAGTCCCATGCCGATCACCAGGATCAGCGGCAGGCCGGCCAGGAAGAACTGGGTGCCCCAGATGGCGGTCAGGATGGCGGTCTGGCCCACGTCGGGCTGGGTGACCAGCAATCCGGCCACCACGACGAACAGGGCGGTGGCGATCACCCTGCCGGGGAAGGCGGGATCCAGGCGGGCCGAGGCGAACATCCAGGCCGAGACCACGGCGAACATGGGCTTGACGAATTCGGAGGGCTGGATCGAGATGCCGGCGATGTTGAGCCAGCGCTTGGCGCCCTTGATCTCGCCGCCCAGCACCGGCACCAGCGCCAGCAGGACGATGGAGCCCAACAGGCCGATCACCGCCATGCGCCGCACCTGCTTCGGGCTCAACAGCGATACGCCCAGCATGATGACGATGGCCGGCGCCAGGAAGACGAACTGGCGGCGCACGAAGTGGAAGCTTTGCGCCCCGATGCGCTCGGCCACCGCCGGGCTGGCGGCCATGGTGAGGATGGCGCCCACGGCGACCAGCAGGAACAGCGCCGCGATGGTCCAGCGGTCGACGGTCCACCACCAGCGGCCCAGGACGGAGGTATCGGTGCGCCCGAAGGTGACGCTCATGCATCCCCCCCTTCGGTGAAGGCCTGGACCAGCTCGCGGAAGGTGTCGCCCCGGTGCTCGAACGACTTGAACTGGTCCCACGAGGCGCAGGCCGGCGACAGCAGCACCACCGCGCCGTCGATGGAATCGGACACCGCGAGGTTGCGGGCGGCGGCCACGGCGTTCTCCAGCGTGCCGCAGCGGGTGAAGCGGACCTTGCCCTCCAGGGTGGCGGCGAAGGTTTCGGTGGCCTCGCCGATCAGGAAGGCGTGCTCGACGCGGCCGAAATGCTTCTCCAGCGAGGCGATGCCGCCTTCCTTGGCCTGGCCGCCGAGAATCCAATAGACGTGGTCGTAGCAGACCAGGGCCTTTTCCACCGCGTCGGCGTTGGTGGCCTTGGAATCGTTGATCCAGTTGATGCCGTGGTCGCTGCCCACCAGTTCCTGGCGGTGGCCGAGGCCGGGATAGGTGGCCAGCGCGGCGGCGATCTGCTTAGGCGAAAGGCCTTCGGCGCGGGCGGCGGCAAACACGGCGCAGGCGTTCTGCCAGTTGTGGCGGCCGGGCAGACTTTCGATGTCCTTCAGGTCGCAGACCGGCTTGCCATGCTCGTGTAGCACGCCGTCGGGGGCGGAGTAGCCCTCGGGCAGCACCTGCTCCACCGAGACCTTCAGCACCCGGGTTCCTAAGCGGGACAACTCGGCGGCGATGGAACGGCAGGGGCCGTCGTCCACGCCGATCACGGCGGCGCCGCCCGGCGTCAGGAAGTCGAACACCCGGCGCTTGGCGGCGATGTAGCCGTTCATGCCGCCGTGGCGGCCCAGATGATCGGGGGTGATGTTCAACAGGATGGCGACGCCCAGCTTCAGGCTGTGGGTCAGCTCCAGCTGGTAGGAGGACAGCTCCAGCACATAGCGCCCGTCGCCCGGCAGTTCCGGCAGGTCCAGCGCGGCGGTGCCCAGGTTGCCGCCGGCGGCCGCGGGGATGCCGCACTCGTCCAGCACATGGGTCAGCAAGGTGGTGGTGGTGGACTTGCCGTTGGTCCCCGTCACCGCCAGGGTGCGGGCGCCGGCCTTGGCCAGCGCCAGCAATTCCACGTCGCAGACCAGCGGCACGTTGGCGGCCTTGACCCGTTCGGCGATGGGATGGGGCTGGGGATGGGTGTGGGCGATGCCAGGGCTCCACACCACCAGATCGGCCTTTTCCAGCGGAATCAGCGCGGGATCGCGGATGGGGATGCCGGCCTCGGCCCCGGCCTTGCGCGCCGCCTCGCCGTCGTCCCAGGCCATCACGCCGGCGCCCGAGGCCAGCAGGGCGAGCGCCGTGGCGGTCCCGGACTTGCCCAGGCCCATCACCAGAACGCGCTTACCTTTGAGGAAGGGGACGGGAATCATGGCCGTTTCCTCTAACGCAGCTTCAGGGTGGCCAGCCCGGCGAGCGCCAGGATGGTGGCGATGATCCAGAAGCGGATGACCACGGTGGGTTCGGCCCAGCCCTTCTTCTCGAAGTGATGGTGCAGCGGCGCCATGCGGAAGACGCGCTTGCCGGTCAGCTTGAACGAGGCCACCTGGACGATCACCGAGACGGTCTCCAGCACGAACAGGCCGCCGACGATGCCCAGCACCAGCTCGTGCTTGGTCACCACCGAGATGGCGCCCAGCGCGCCGCCAAGGGCCAGCGACCCGGTATCGCCCATGAAGACCATGGCCGGGGGCGCATTGAACCACAGGAAGCCGAGTCCCGCTCCCACCAGGGCGCCGCAGAATACCGCCAGCTCGCCCGAGCCCGTGACGTAATGGATCTGCAGGTAGTTGGCGAAGACGGCGTGGCCGACCAGATAGGAGAAGATGGCGAAGACGCCCGACGCGATCATCACCGGCACGATGGCCAGCCCATCCAACCCGTCGGTGAGGTTCACCGCGTTGCCGGCGCCGACGATGATGAACACCGCGAAGGGCAGGTAGAACCACGACAGCTGCAGCAGCACGGTCTTGAAGAACGGCACCGCCAGGGCGCCGGCCAGGGGCTCGCGCTGCAGGGTCCAGACCCAGGCGGCGGCGGCCAGCGCGATGGCGATCTCGGCCACCAGCTTGGCCTTGCCCGGCACGCCCTTGGGGTTCTTCTTGGACACCTTGAGATAGTCGTCCCAGAAGCCGATCAGCCCGTAGCCCAGCGTGACCAGCAACACGATCCAGACATAATGGTTGCGCAGGTCCGCCCACAGCAGGGTGGAGATGGACAGCGCCAGCAGGATCATGAAGCCGCCCATGGTGGGCGTGCCCTTCTTGGTCAGCAGATGGGATTCGGGGCCGTCGGCGCGGATGGGCTGGCCCTGCTTCTGCCACTGGCGCAGCCAGGCGATGATGCGCGGCCCCACCAGGAAGGCGACGATCAGCGCGGTCAGCACCGCGCCGCCCGTGCGGAAGGTCAGGTACTTGAACAGGTTGAAGACCGGAACCTGATCGGCCAGGGGGTAGAGGAGATTGTAAAGCATTCAGCGGCCCCCTTCGGCCAGAGCGTTGACCACACGTCCCATCCGGCTGCCCGCCGAACCCTTGACCATCACCACGTCGCCGGGGCGCACCATGGCCTTGACCAGCGCCGCCACGGCATCGGCATCGGCCCCGTGCCCGCCGCGGCGGTGCCCGGCCAGAGCCTCGTCCAGATGGGTCATCAGCGGTCCGGCGGTGAATACCAGGTCGATGTTCCAGCTTTCCGCGGCTTCGGCGATGGAGGCGTGCAGCGCCGGCCCCTGGGGGCCAAGCTCCAGCATGTCGCCCAGCACGGCGATGCGCCGCCCGCCCTCGAGTGGGCGCACCGAGGCCAGCATGGCGATGGCCGCCTTCATGGAGACGGGCGAGGCGTTGTAGCTTTCGTCGATCAGCTCGAAGCTGCCGCCCTCGATCTCCACCTGGCGGCGCTGGCCGCGTCCCTTGGGAGCCGCCATGGCGGCCAGCGCCAGGGCGGCCAGGTTGACGTCGGCGCCCAGCGCCTCGACCGCCAGCAGCACGGCCAGGGAATTCATGGCCCATTGCCGCCCGGCGATGCCCACCCGGTAGGACAGGGGGTGGTCGGCCAAGAGGGCGAAGACGGCGGTGGACTGGGAATCGACGGCGCAATCGAGCAGCCGCGCGGTGGATTCGATATGGTTGCCGAAGGTCCGCACGTCGGCGATGCCGCGCGTGCGCGCGGCCGCCTCCAGAAGGGCGAAATGGGGGTTGTCGCGGGGCAGCACGGCGGTGCCGCCGGCCTCCAGCCCGTCGAAGATCTCGGCCTTGGCGCTGGCGATCTCCGCGGTGGAGGTGAAGAACTCCATGTGTACCGCCTCGACGGTGGTGACCACCGCCACGTGGGGACGCACCATGCGCACCAGGGGGGTGATCTCGCCGGGGTGGTTCATGCCGATCTCGAAGATGGCGTACCGGCAGGCGGCGGGCATGCGGGCCAGCGACAGCGGCACGCCCCAGTGGTTGTTGAAGCTGCCCACGCTGTAATGGGTGGCGCCCTGGTCGGAGAGCGACAGGGCCAGCATCTCCTTGGTGCCGGTCTTGCCGACGCTGCCGGTGACCGCGACGATGCGGGCCTGGGCACGGGCGCGCGACGCCAGCCCCAGATCCTGCAGGGCCGCCATGGTGTCACGCACCAGCACCAGGGGCGCGTCCTCGGCGATGCCCCGGGGCAGCTTGTGGACGATGGCGGCGGCGGCGCCACCGGCCAGGGCCGAGGCCACGTGGTCGTGGCCGTCGTGATTGGGGCCTTCCAGCGCGATGAACAGGTCGCCGGACTGAACGGTGCGGCTGTCGATGGACACGCCGCCGGCTTCCCAGGCGGGGCCGGACGGGGTGCCGGCCACGGCGGCGGCGGTTTCGGCCGAGGTCCACAGCGGGCGGATCATGACGCCCCTCCATCGGCCAGGCGCACCGCCTCGCGGGCTTCCTCGGCATCGTCGAAGGGCAGCACGGACGCGCCGACGATCTGGCCCTGTTCGTGGCCCTTGCCGGCGATCACCAGCACGTCGCCCTTCTGCAGCCCGGCCACCGCGGTGCGGATGGCGTCGCGGCGGTCAGCGATCTCGATGCCCGCCGGGCAGGCGCCCCGCACGGCGGCGCGGATCAAAGCGGGCTCTTCCGAGCGCGGATTGTCGTCGGTGACGATCATGGCGTCGGCCAGACGGCAGCCGATGGCGCCCATCAGGGGACGCTTGCCGGGGTCGCGGTCGCCGCCGCAGCCGAACACCGCCACCAGACGCCGCGCCGCGTGGGGGCGCAACGCCTTCAAGACCGTCTCCAGCGCGTCGGGGGTGTGGGCGTAATCCACGTAGACGGGGGCGCCGTTGGCCCGTTCGGCCACCTTCTGCAGGCGGCCGGGCACGCCGTCCAGATGCTCCAGCGCGTTCAGGGCGGCTTGGGCGTCGGCGCCGCAGGCGATGGCGAGGCCCAGCGCAGCCAGGGCGTTGTCGGCCTGGAAGCGGCCGGCGAGCGGCAGATGGACGGTGGCCGGCCGGCCCATGATCTCCAGCTCCAGGTCCTGGCCCGCCGGAGTGGGGCGCGCGGCGGTCAGGCGCAGGTCGTTGGCGGCGCGGCCATAGCCCAGCACGGCGATGCCGCGCTTGACGCACAGTTCCACCAGACGGGGCGCCAGGTCGGAATCGGCGTTGATCACGGCGGTGGCGCTCTCGGGCAGAACCTCGGCGAACAGGCGCAGCTTGGCTTCGGCATAGGAGTCCATGTCGGCGTGGTAGTCGAGATGGTCCCGCGTCAGGTTGGTGAAGGCGGCGGCGACAAGCCTCACGCCGTCCAGGCGGTGCTGGTCGAGGCCGTGGCTCGACGCCTCCATGCAGGCGTGGGTGACGCCCAGCCCGGCCAGTCTGGCGAGGTTGGCGTGCAGCCCGGCCGGGTCGGGAGTGGTCAGCCCGCCTTCATTGTCCCAGCCCGGCGCGTTGATGCCCAGCGTGCCGATGGAGGCCGAGGCGTGGCCGAGGCGGGCCATGATCTGGCGGAAGAACTCGGCGGTGGAGGTCTTGCCGTTGGTGCCGGTGACGGCGGTCATCACCTCGGGCTGGGCGCCGTGAAAGGTGGACGCCATCAGGGCGAAGCGGCGCCTGGGGTTGGGATCGGTGACCAGCACCACCTGGGGCGGCAGCTCCACCTGGGTGCCGTCCTGCGCCAGGATCGCGGCGGCGCCGGCCTTGACGGCGTCGGGGATATGGGCGCGGCCGTCGGCCTTGGTTCCCACCAGGGCGGCGAACAGATAGCCCGGCCGAACGGCGCGCGAATCGGCGGTCAGACCGGTGATGGTCACGTCGCGGGAAGGCGCCGTCGCCGTCATGTCACTCAACCGCCGCAACTTCACGGCCTCCCTTGGACTGGGCGATTCCCTTGGTGGTCGGGGGAATCGGCAGGGTCTTGGGCATCAGCCCCAGCAGCGGCGCGATCTGGGCGATCACCCGTCCGGCGGCGGGCGCCGCGGTCCAGCCGGCGGTGATGAAGCCGAAGGTCTGCTTGGTGGCCTGGGGCTCGTCGATCATCATCAGCACCGCGTAGCGCGGCGCATCCATGGGGAAGGCGGCGATGAACGAGGACAGCACCGCCTTCTTGCGATAGCCGCCGGCCCCGGCCTTTTCGGCGGTGCCGGTCTTGCCGCCCACCTCGTAGCCGGGTACGTCGGCCTTCTTGCCGGTGCCGTCGGTGACCACCATGCGCATCAGCTGGCGCATGTTTTCCGAGGTCTTGGGCTTGATCACCCGGATGGCGGGGACCGCGTCGCCCGGCGCCCGGGCCAGCAGGGTGGGCGCATGGTATTCGCCGCCGTTGACCAGGGCGGCGGTGCCGGCCAGCAATTGCAGCGGGGTCACCGACAGGCCGTGCCCGAAGGAAATGGTGACGGTGTTGATCTCGCGCCAGGGGGAGGGCACCAGCGGCGCGCCCACCTCGGGCAGTTCCAGCGGCGGGGCCTGCAGCATGCCGATGCGGGCCATGAAGGCGCGCTGGGCCTCGGTGCCGGCGTCCAGCGCCATGCGGGCCGAGCCGATGTTGGACGAGTGGATGAGGATTTCCGGAATGCTCAGCCAACGGTTCAGCGCGTGGTCGTCATGGATGGTGTGCCCGGCGAACACCAGCGGCTTGGTGGCGTCGAAGCTGGAATTGAGGTTGGCCTTGCCGTGGTCCAGCACCATGGCGGTGTTGAACAGCTTGAAGGTGGAGCCCATCTCGTAGGCGCCCTTGGTGGCGCGGTTGAACATGGACGAATCGGTGGGGGCGGGCGGGTCGTTGGGGTCGAAGTCCGGCAGACTGACCATGGCGACCAGTTCGCCGGTGCGCACGTCCATCACCATGCCGGTGCCGCCGACGGCCGAGAACTCCTCCACCGCGCGGGCCAGTTCGTTGCGCACGATGGTCTGGACGCGGATGTCGATGGACAGGGCCAGCGGCTCGCGGCTTTCCTTCAGCGCGTTCTCGAAGCGCTTCTCGATGCCGGCCACGCCCTTGTTGTCCACGTCGGTGACGCCCACCGCGTGGGAGACCAAAGAGCCGTGGGGATAGATGCGGCGCTCGCCCTTTTCGAACAACAGGCCGGGAATGCCCAGGTTGTTGACGTCGTATTGCTGGCGCGGCGTCAGGTTGCGCTTGAGGTAGACGAACTGGCGGCCCGACGACAGGCGCTCGATGGTCTCTTCCAGGTCCAGTTCGGGCAGCACGCCCACCAGCCGGATGGCGGCGTTCTCGACGTCGACCTTGGCGATGCGAAGGTCCTCGGGCCGGGCGAACAGCGACACGGTGGGAAGCGACGAGGCCAGCAGCACCCCGGTGCGGTCCGAGATGTCGGCGCGCT includes:
- the ftsW gene encoding putative lipid II flippase FtsW; amino-acid sequence: MSVTFGRTDTSVLGRWWWTVDRWTIAALFLLVAVGAILTMAASPAVAERIGAQSFHFVRRQFVFLAPAIVIMLGVSLLSPKQVRRMAVIGLLGSIVLLALVPVLGGEIKGAKRWLNIAGISIQPSEFVKPMFAVVSAWMFASARLDPAFPGRVIATALFVVVAGLLVTQPDVGQTAILTAIWGTQFFLAGLPLILVIGMGLAAPIGIVGAYYIFPHVQARFDKFLDPSGSGAYQVTTALNAFKNGGLFGRGPGEGRVKLVLPDAHTDFILAVGGEEFGVVLCLFVVMLFGFIVLRGFARIHKDDNLFVVLATAGLLVQFGLQAIVNMASTLRMMPAKGMTLPFISYGGSSMVALALGMGMVLALTRTRYGREGMEA
- the murD gene encoding UDP-N-acetylmuramoyl-L-alanine--D-glutamate ligase, translated to MIPVPFLKGKRVLVMGLGKSGTATALALLASGAGVMAWDDGEAARKAGAEAGIPIRDPALIPLEKADLVVWSPGIAHTHPQPHPIAERVKAANVPLVCDVELLALAKAGARTLAVTGTNGKSTTTTLLTHVLDECGIPAAAGGNLGTAALDLPELPGDGRYVLELSSYQLELTHSLKLGVAILLNITPDHLGRHGGMNGYIAAKRRVFDFLTPGGAAVIGVDDGPCRSIAAELSRLGTRVLKVSVEQVLPEGYSAPDGVLHEHGKPVCDLKDIESLPGRHNWQNACAVFAAARAEGLSPKQIAAALATYPGLGHRQELVGSDHGINWINDSKATNADAVEKALVCYDHVYWILGGQAKEGGIASLEKHFGRVEHAFLIGEATETFAATLEGKVRFTRCGTLENAVAAARNLAVSDSIDGAVVLLSPACASWDQFKSFEHRGDTFRELVQAFTEGGDA
- the mraY gene encoding phospho-N-acetylmuramoyl-pentapeptide-transferase; the protein is MLYNLLYPLADQVPVFNLFKYLTFRTGGAVLTALIVAFLVGPRIIAWLRQWQKQGQPIRADGPESHLLTKKGTPTMGGFMILLALSISTLLWADLRNHYVWIVLLVTLGYGLIGFWDDYLKVSKKNPKGVPGKAKLVAEIAIALAAAAWVWTLQREPLAGALAVPFFKTVLLQLSWFYLPFAVFIIVGAGNAVNLTDGLDGLAIVPVMIASGVFAIFSYLVGHAVFANYLQIHYVTGSGELAVFCGALVGAGLGFLWFNAPPAMVFMGDTGSLALGGALGAISVVTKHELVLGIVGGLFVLETVSVIVQVASFKLTGKRVFRMAPLHHHFEKKGWAEPTVVIRFWIIATILALAGLATLKLR
- a CDS encoding UDP-N-acetylmuramoylalanyl-D-glutamyl-2,6-diaminopimelate--D-alanyl-D-alanine ligase, producing MIRPLWTSAETAAAVAGTPSGPAWEAGGVSIDSRTVQSGDLFIALEGPNHDGHDHVASALAGGAAAAIVHKLPRGIAEDAPLVLVRDTMAALQDLGLASRARAQARIVAVTGSVGKTGTKEMLALSLSDQGATHYSVGSFNNHWGVPLSLARMPAACRYAIFEIGMNHPGEITPLVRMVRPHVAVVTTVEAVHMEFFTSTAEIASAKAEIFDGLEAGGTAVLPRDNPHFALLEAAARTRGIADVRTFGNHIESTARLLDCAVDSQSTAVFALLADHPLSYRVGIAGRQWAMNSLAVLLAVEALGADVNLAALALAAMAAPKGRGQRRQVEIEGGSFELIDESYNASPVSMKAAIAMLASVRPLEGGRRIAVLGDMLELGPQGPALHASIAEAAESWNIDLVFTAGPLMTHLDEALAGHRRGGHGADADAVAALVKAMVRPGDVVMVKGSAGSRMGRVVNALAEGGR
- a CDS encoding UDP-N-acetylmuramoyl-L-alanyl-D-glutamate--2,6-diaminopimelate ligase; this translates as MTATAPSRDVTITGLTADSRAVRPGYLFAALVGTKADGRAHIPDAVKAGAAAILAQDGTQVELPPQVVLVTDPNPRRRFALMASTFHGAQPEVMTAVTGTNGKTSTAEFFRQIMARLGHASASIGTLGINAPGWDNEGGLTTPDPAGLHANLARLAGLGVTHACMEASSHGLDQHRLDGVRLVAAAFTNLTRDHLDYHADMDSYAEAKLRLFAEVLPESATAVINADSDLAPRLVELCVKRGIAVLGYGRAANDLRLTAARPTPAGQDLELEIMGRPATVHLPLAGRFQADNALAALGLAIACGADAQAALNALEHLDGVPGRLQKVAERANGAPVYVDYAHTPDALETVLKALRPHAARRLVAVFGCGGDRDPGKRPLMGAIGCRLADAMIVTDDNPRSEEPALIRAAVRGACPAGIEIADRRDAIRTAVAGLQKGDVLVIAGKGHEQGQIVGASVLPFDDAEEAREAVRLADGGAS
- a CDS encoding penicillin-binding protein 2, which translates into the protein MSIFAPKRHTPGFHAGDDLQAGAALRLDGVRMQAIETGRSRLVVTALVFLLAFAAVGARMVDVAVIDRNPPKAHAQPQARTDELQMERADISDRTGVLLASSLPTVSLFARPEDLRIAKVDVENAAIRLVGVLPELDLEETIERLSSGRQFVYLKRNLTPRQQYDVNNLGIPGLLFEKGERRIYPHGSLVSHAVGVTDVDNKGVAGIEKRFENALKESREPLALSIDIRVQTIVRNELARAVEEFSAVGGTGMVMDVRTGELVAMVSLPDFDPNDPPAPTDSSMFNRATKGAYEMGSTFKLFNTAMVLDHGKANLNSSFDATKPLVFAGHTIHDDHALNRWLSIPEILIHSSNIGSARMALDAGTEAQRAFMARIGMLQAPPLELPEVGAPLVPSPWREINTVTISFGHGLSVTPLQLLAGTAALVNGGEYHAPTLLARAPGDAVPAIRVIKPKTSENMRQLMRMVVTDGTGKKADVPGYEVGGKTGTAEKAGAGGYRKKAVLSSFIAAFPMDAPRYAVLMMIDEPQATKQTFGFITAGWTAAPAAGRVIAQIAPLLGLMPKTLPIPPTTKGIAQSKGGREVAAVE